One window of the Hippocampus zosterae strain Florida chromosome 8, ASM2543408v3, whole genome shotgun sequence genome contains the following:
- the LOC127606056 gene encoding alpha-2-HS-glycoprotein-like yields MVMVAQLLAVLLCCLLGAPSSAAVTCDSDDATAAANFAVHHINGVHKHGFKFKLHEVQSSAYELGEGACNIDINMKLIQSNCHITNPKHEDQCEVMMASERRAVATCNAKLSVMGVEARVVSHNCITKPELTNAEMARTCPDCPVLLPLNDMTSVQVVREAVKKFNRESNHQNYFALMEISRLTSGYIPSSGMVTWPKFVLVETTCPKHSRIVPEACSPRCPDRAHHAFCETSYSQGTAEVGQLQCELYLPKNTEPLPIGAQEPTCTSFHDSPEDAACAEQLTTHEPAIHQICPFPLAVPLQQA; encoded by the exons ATGGTCATGGTGGCTCAACTCTTGGCCGTTCTGCTGTGCTGCCTCCTCGGGGCGCCGTCTTCGGCGGCGGTCACGTGCGACTCGGACGACGCGACGGCGGCGGCCAACTTTGCCGTCCATCACATCAATGGCGTCCACAAGCACGGCTTCAAATTCAAGCTGCACGAGGTCCAGAGCAGCGCTTATGAACTG GGAGAGGGAGCTTGCAACATTGACATCAACATGAAGCTGATCCAGAGCAATTGTCACATCACCAACCCCAAACACGAAGACCAATGTGAAGTCATGATGGCGTCCGAGCGG CGCGCGGTCGCCACCTGCAACGCCAAGCTGTCCGTGATGGGAGTCGAGGCCAGAGTCGTCTCTCACAATTGCATCACCAAACCAG AACTCACCAATGCGGAGATGGCGCGGACCTGTCCCGACTGCCCCGTCTTGTTGCCTCTCAATGACATGACGAGCGTCCAGGTGGTCCGGGAGGCCGTGAAGAAGTTCAACCGGGAGAGCAACCACCAGAATTACTTTGCCCTGATGGAAATCTCTCGACTGACGAGCGGG TACATTCCCAGCAGCGGCATGGTCACCTGGCCCAAATTTGTTCTGGTGGAGACCACCTGCCCAAAACATTCCAGGATCGTGCCTGAGGCCTGCAGCCCTCGCTGCCCGGACCGAGCT caTCACGCCTTTTGCGAAACCTCCTACTCGCAAGGCACCGCAGAAGTGGGCCAACTCCAGTGCGAGTTGTATCTGCCAAAG AATACCGAGCCGCTCCCGATCGGCGCGCAGGAGCCCACGTGCACGTCGTTCCACGACAGTCCGGAAGATGCCGCCTGCGCAGAGCAGCTGACCACCCACGAGCCCGCCATCCACCAGATTTGTCCTTTCCCGCTCGCCGTGCCGCTTCAGCAAGCCTAA